In the genome of Raphanus sativus cultivar WK10039 unplaced genomic scaffold, ASM80110v3 Scaffold1984, whole genome shotgun sequence, one region contains:
- the LOC130505065 gene encoding protein NLP2-like isoform X2, which translates to MEGGSGGGHGGFLPNSSFGAFSETATNMDFMDELFFDGCWLEATDGKSLKQTTYTNMNDNNNSFLYDHISKVETGRKFPSTTPGSLKIEDLTSQPMNQVPSDHSAAMISTQAEKFLLEETERGKRWWIAPRTRQGPSSSVKDRLVQAIKGLNEAVQDKDSLIQIWVPIQQEGKNFLTTLEQPHSFNPKHLSLKRYRDASVEYNFLADEDSKESVGLPGRVFLGKLPEWTPDVRFFRSEEYPRIKEAQRCDVRGSLALPVFERGSGICLGVVEIVRTTQKMNYKPELENICKALEAVNLRSSENLKSPSSEVYDQFYYAALPEVSVFLTSVCRSYDLPLALTWAPCARQGRGGSRHSDENFSECVSTVDSACFVLDQQSYHFQVACSEHHLLQGEGIVGKAFKATKLFFVPEVTTFSKTNYSLAHHAKISGLHAALAVPLKNKFNGSVEFVLEFFFPKSCLDTEAQQETLKSLSVTLQNDFRSLNLVIDKELELEVVFPVKEELLFSENPLPLEPLPLEEISQEDSSWISHMIKANEKGKGVSLSWEYQKEEPKEEFMLTSGWDNKNQISRGHSSFDASSFGVGQGQPLLGSRRPGEKRRTKTEKTIGLEVLRQYFAGSLKDAAKNIGVCPTTLKRICRQHGITRWPSRKIKKVGHSLKKLQLVIDSVQGVQGSIQLDSFYTSFPELSSQNVSGTSFKNNDQSRHLNAQTEKGLSAQGVASRSPPSSSCSHSSGSSTCCSTEANQSTNTANNTLTTTLMAENAGEILKRARSEVKLHTVNMEESKPLSRTLSHKTISEHPLFKSLPESRSRSLKAGGGFKVKATFGEANVRFTLLPTWGFRELRLEIARRFNIDNNNIAAFDLKYLDDDKEWVLLTCEADLEECIDIYRSSQSRTIKISVHEASQLKLRGSFGSTGPSL; encoded by the exons ATGTTGGCTTGAGGCAACAGATGGTAAGAGCTTGAAGCAGACAACTTATACCAACATGAATGACAACAACAACTCTTTCCTTTATGACCATATCTCTAAGGTAGAGACAGGGAGAAAGTTTCCTTCAACAACACCAGGTTCTCTCAAGATCGAAGATCTCACCAGTCAACCAATGAACCAAGTACCTTCTGACCACTCTGCAGCTATGATTTCTACACAAGCAGAGAAGTTTCTCCTTGAAGAAACTGAGAGAGGTAAAAGATGGTGGATAGCTCCAAGAACAAGACAAGGCCCTTCTTCATCAGTGAAAGATAGACTAGTACAAGCTATCAAGGGTCTTAACGAGGCGGTGCAGGATAAAGACTCCCTTATACAGATATGGGTGCCAATCCAACAAGAAGGCAAGAACTTCCTCACCACTTTGGAGCAGCCACATTCCTTCAACCCAAAACACTTGAGTCTTAAAAGATACAGAGATGCCTCAGTGGAATACAACTTCCTGGCTGATGAGGATTCCAAGGAGTCTGTAGGTCTCCCTGGCCGTGTGTTCCTTGGGAAGTTACCTGAGTGGACACCTGATGTGCGGTTCTTCAGAAGTGAAGAGTATCCACGCATCAAAGAAGCTCAGAGATGTGATGTTCGTGGATCATTAGCTCTTCCTGTGTTTGAAAGAGGTAGTGGGATTTGTCTAGGTGTTGTTGAGATTGTCAGAACAACTCAAAAGATGAATTACAAGCCAGAACTTGAGAATATCTGTAAAGCTCTAGAG GCTGTTAATCTAAGAAGTTCAGAAAACTTGAAATCTCCAAGCAGTGAG GTCTATGATCAATTCTATTATGCAGCATTACCTGAGGTATCAGTCTTTTTGACATCAGTCTGCAGATCATATGATCTGCCTCTGGCTTTAACATGGGCACCGTGTGCTAGGCAAGGCAGAGGTGGATCCAGACATTCAGATGAGAACTTCTCTGAGTGTGTTTCAACCGTGGATTCTGCTTGCTTTGTTCTGGACCAACAGAGTTATCATTTCCAAGTGGCATGCTCTGAACACCATTTGCTTCAAGGGGAAGGCATTGTGGGAAAAGCATTTAAAGCGACCAAACTGTTCTTTGTCCCTGAAGTTACCACTTTTAGCAAGACCAATTACTCTCTTGCGCACCACGCTAAGATCTCTGGTCTACATGCCGCTTTGGCTGTCCCtttgaaaaacaaattcaatGGTTCTGTTGAGTTTGTGTTGGAGTTTTTCTTTCCCAAAAGTTGTCTTGACACAGAAGCGCAACAAGAAACGCTCAAGTCACTGTCTGTGACACTGCAGAATGATTTCAGGAGCTTGAATCTTGTCATTGATAAAGAGCTAGAGCTGGAAGTGGTGTTTCCCGTTAAAGAGGAACTGCTTTTCTCAGAGAACCCTTTGCCTCTGGAACCTTTGCCTTTGGAAGAGATCTCTCAGGAAGATTCCTCATGGATCTCCCACATGATAAAGGCTAACGAGAAGGGTAAAGGCGTGTCCCTTTCATGGGAGTATCAGAAAGAAGAGCCCAAAGAAGAGTTCATGCTGACATCTGGCTGGGACAACAAGAATCAGATTAGCCGTGGCCACAGTAGCTTTGATGCATCTTCCTTTGGTGTGGGACAAGGACAACCGTTGTTAGGAAGTAGAAGACCAGGTGAAAAGAGaagaacaaaaacagaaaagacGATTGGTTTAGAAGTTCTTAGACAGTACTTTGCAGGAAGCCTCAAAGATGCAGCCAAGAACATTGGTG TTTGTCCAACTACATTGAAAAGAATATGTAGGCAACATGGGATAACAAGATGGCCTTCCAGGAAGATCAAGAAAGTGGGACACTCTTTAAAGAAACTCCAACTTGTTATCGACTCTGTTCAAGGTGTTCAAGGCTCTATCCAACTAGATTCATTCTACACAAGTTTCCCAGAGTTGAGCTCCCAGAATGTATCTGGAACTTCCTTCAAGAACAATGACCAGTCAAGACACTTGAATGCTCAAACCGAAAAGGGTCTTTCAGCTCAGGGAGTTGCTTCAAGGTCACCACCATCATCTTCTTGTAGCCACAGCTCTGGTTCAAGCACATGCTGCTCAACTGAAGCTAATCAAAGCACCAATACTGCTAATAATACTTTAACCACTACTCTGATGGCTGAAAATGCTGGTGAAATCTTGAAGAGAGCTCGTAGCGAGGTAAAACTTCACACAGTGAACATGGAGGAATCAAAGCCTCTCTCAAGAACACTAAGCCACAAAACAATCAGCGAGCATCCTCTTTTCAAGAGTTTACCAGAGAGTCGTAGCAGAAGCTTGAAAGCTGGAGGCGGATTTAAAGTGAAAGCCACGTTCGGTGAGGCCAACGTAAGGTTTACTTTGCTCCCAACATGGGGCTTCAGAGAGTTGCGGCTAGAGATCGCTAGGCGTTTTAAcatagataataataatattgcAGCCTTTGATCTTAAGTACCTGGATGATGACAAGGAGTGGGTTCTTCTGACGTGTGAAGCGGATCTCGAGGAGTGTATCGACATTTATAGATCATCACAGAGCCGCACTATCAAGATCAGCGTTCATGAAGCTTCTCAACTCAAGCTGAGAGGCTCTTTTGGTAGTACTGGTCCTTCGTTATAA
- the LOC130505065 gene encoding protein NLP2-like isoform X1, whose protein sequence is MEGGSGGGHGGFLPNSSFGAFSETATNMDFMDELFFDGCWLEATDGKSLKQTTYTNMNDNNNSFLYDHISKVETGRKFPSTTPGSLKIEDLTSQPMNQVPSDHSAAMISTQAEKFLLEETERGKRWWIAPRTRQGPSSSVKDRLVQAIKGLNEAVQDKDSLIQIWVPIQQEGKNFLTTLEQPHSFNPKHLSLKRYRDASVEYNFLADEDSKESVGLPGRVFLGKLPEWTPDVRFFRSEEYPRIKEAQRCDVRGSLALPVFERGSGICLGVVEIVRTTQKMNYKPELENICKALEAVNLRSSENLKSPSSEFLQVYDQFYYAALPEVSVFLTSVCRSYDLPLALTWAPCARQGRGGSRHSDENFSECVSTVDSACFVLDQQSYHFQVACSEHHLLQGEGIVGKAFKATKLFFVPEVTTFSKTNYSLAHHAKISGLHAALAVPLKNKFNGSVEFVLEFFFPKSCLDTEAQQETLKSLSVTLQNDFRSLNLVIDKELELEVVFPVKEELLFSENPLPLEPLPLEEISQEDSSWISHMIKANEKGKGVSLSWEYQKEEPKEEFMLTSGWDNKNQISRGHSSFDASSFGVGQGQPLLGSRRPGEKRRTKTEKTIGLEVLRQYFAGSLKDAAKNIGVCPTTLKRICRQHGITRWPSRKIKKVGHSLKKLQLVIDSVQGVQGSIQLDSFYTSFPELSSQNVSGTSFKNNDQSRHLNAQTEKGLSAQGVASRSPPSSSCSHSSGSSTCCSTEANQSTNTANNTLTTTLMAENAGEILKRARSEVKLHTVNMEESKPLSRTLSHKTISEHPLFKSLPESRSRSLKAGGGFKVKATFGEANVRFTLLPTWGFRELRLEIARRFNIDNNNIAAFDLKYLDDDKEWVLLTCEADLEECIDIYRSSQSRTIKISVHEASQLKLRGSFGSTGPSL, encoded by the exons ATGTTGGCTTGAGGCAACAGATGGTAAGAGCTTGAAGCAGACAACTTATACCAACATGAATGACAACAACAACTCTTTCCTTTATGACCATATCTCTAAGGTAGAGACAGGGAGAAAGTTTCCTTCAACAACACCAGGTTCTCTCAAGATCGAAGATCTCACCAGTCAACCAATGAACCAAGTACCTTCTGACCACTCTGCAGCTATGATTTCTACACAAGCAGAGAAGTTTCTCCTTGAAGAAACTGAGAGAGGTAAAAGATGGTGGATAGCTCCAAGAACAAGACAAGGCCCTTCTTCATCAGTGAAAGATAGACTAGTACAAGCTATCAAGGGTCTTAACGAGGCGGTGCAGGATAAAGACTCCCTTATACAGATATGGGTGCCAATCCAACAAGAAGGCAAGAACTTCCTCACCACTTTGGAGCAGCCACATTCCTTCAACCCAAAACACTTGAGTCTTAAAAGATACAGAGATGCCTCAGTGGAATACAACTTCCTGGCTGATGAGGATTCCAAGGAGTCTGTAGGTCTCCCTGGCCGTGTGTTCCTTGGGAAGTTACCTGAGTGGACACCTGATGTGCGGTTCTTCAGAAGTGAAGAGTATCCACGCATCAAAGAAGCTCAGAGATGTGATGTTCGTGGATCATTAGCTCTTCCTGTGTTTGAAAGAGGTAGTGGGATTTGTCTAGGTGTTGTTGAGATTGTCAGAACAACTCAAAAGATGAATTACAAGCCAGAACTTGAGAATATCTGTAAAGCTCTAGAG GCTGTTAATCTAAGAAGTTCAGAAAACTTGAAATCTCCAAGCAGTGAG TTTCTGCAGGTCTATGATCAATTCTATTATGCAGCATTACCTGAGGTATCAGTCTTTTTGACATCAGTCTGCAGATCATATGATCTGCCTCTGGCTTTAACATGGGCACCGTGTGCTAGGCAAGGCAGAGGTGGATCCAGACATTCAGATGAGAACTTCTCTGAGTGTGTTTCAACCGTGGATTCTGCTTGCTTTGTTCTGGACCAACAGAGTTATCATTTCCAAGTGGCATGCTCTGAACACCATTTGCTTCAAGGGGAAGGCATTGTGGGAAAAGCATTTAAAGCGACCAAACTGTTCTTTGTCCCTGAAGTTACCACTTTTAGCAAGACCAATTACTCTCTTGCGCACCACGCTAAGATCTCTGGTCTACATGCCGCTTTGGCTGTCCCtttgaaaaacaaattcaatGGTTCTGTTGAGTTTGTGTTGGAGTTTTTCTTTCCCAAAAGTTGTCTTGACACAGAAGCGCAACAAGAAACGCTCAAGTCACTGTCTGTGACACTGCAGAATGATTTCAGGAGCTTGAATCTTGTCATTGATAAAGAGCTAGAGCTGGAAGTGGTGTTTCCCGTTAAAGAGGAACTGCTTTTCTCAGAGAACCCTTTGCCTCTGGAACCTTTGCCTTTGGAAGAGATCTCTCAGGAAGATTCCTCATGGATCTCCCACATGATAAAGGCTAACGAGAAGGGTAAAGGCGTGTCCCTTTCATGGGAGTATCAGAAAGAAGAGCCCAAAGAAGAGTTCATGCTGACATCTGGCTGGGACAACAAGAATCAGATTAGCCGTGGCCACAGTAGCTTTGATGCATCTTCCTTTGGTGTGGGACAAGGACAACCGTTGTTAGGAAGTAGAAGACCAGGTGAAAAGAGaagaacaaaaacagaaaagacGATTGGTTTAGAAGTTCTTAGACAGTACTTTGCAGGAAGCCTCAAAGATGCAGCCAAGAACATTGGTG TTTGTCCAACTACATTGAAAAGAATATGTAGGCAACATGGGATAACAAGATGGCCTTCCAGGAAGATCAAGAAAGTGGGACACTCTTTAAAGAAACTCCAACTTGTTATCGACTCTGTTCAAGGTGTTCAAGGCTCTATCCAACTAGATTCATTCTACACAAGTTTCCCAGAGTTGAGCTCCCAGAATGTATCTGGAACTTCCTTCAAGAACAATGACCAGTCAAGACACTTGAATGCTCAAACCGAAAAGGGTCTTTCAGCTCAGGGAGTTGCTTCAAGGTCACCACCATCATCTTCTTGTAGCCACAGCTCTGGTTCAAGCACATGCTGCTCAACTGAAGCTAATCAAAGCACCAATACTGCTAATAATACTTTAACCACTACTCTGATGGCTGAAAATGCTGGTGAAATCTTGAAGAGAGCTCGTAGCGAGGTAAAACTTCACACAGTGAACATGGAGGAATCAAAGCCTCTCTCAAGAACACTAAGCCACAAAACAATCAGCGAGCATCCTCTTTTCAAGAGTTTACCAGAGAGTCGTAGCAGAAGCTTGAAAGCTGGAGGCGGATTTAAAGTGAAAGCCACGTTCGGTGAGGCCAACGTAAGGTTTACTTTGCTCCCAACATGGGGCTTCAGAGAGTTGCGGCTAGAGATCGCTAGGCGTTTTAAcatagataataataatattgcAGCCTTTGATCTTAAGTACCTGGATGATGACAAGGAGTGGGTTCTTCTGACGTGTGAAGCGGATCTCGAGGAGTGTATCGACATTTATAGATCATCACAGAGCCGCACTATCAAGATCAGCGTTCATGAAGCTTCTCAACTCAAGCTGAGAGGCTCTTTTGGTAGTACTGGTCCTTCGTTATAA
- the LOC130505065 gene encoding protein NLP2-like isoform X3 codes for MEGGSGGGHGGFLPNSSFGAFSETATNMDFMDELFFDGCWLEATDGKSLKQTTYTNMNDNNNSFLYDHISKVETGRKFPSTTPGSLKIEDLTSQPMNQVPSDHSAAMISTQAEKFLLEETERGKRWWIAPRTRQGPSSSVKDRLVQAIKGLNEAVQDKDSLIQIWVPIQQEGKNFLTTLEQPHSFNPKHLSLKRYRDASVEYNFLADEDSKESVGLPGRVFLGKLPEWTPDVRFFRSEEYPRIKEAQRCDVRGSLALPVFERGSGICLGVVEIVRTTQKMNYKPELENICKALEAVNLRSSENLKSPSSEFLQVYDQFYYAALPEVSVFLTSVCRSYDLPLALTWAPCARQGRGGSRHSDENFSECVSTVDSACFVLDQQSYHFQVACSEHHLLQGEGIVGKAFKATKLFFVPEVTTFSKTNYSLAHHAKISGLHAALAVPLKNKFNGSVEFVLEFFFPKSCLDTEAQQETLKSLSVTLQNDFRSLNLVIDKELELEVVFPVKEELLFSENPLPLEPLPLEEISQEDSSWISHMIKANEKGKGVSLSWEYQKEEPKEEFMLTSGWDNKNQISRGHSSFDASSFGVGQGQPLLGSRRPGEKRRTKTEKTIGLEVLRQYFAGSLKDAAKNIGVCPTTLKRICRQHGITRWPSRKIKKVGHSLKKLQLVIDSVQGVQGSIQLDSFYTSFPELSSQNVSGTSFKNNDQSRHLNAQTEKGLSAQGVASRSPPSSSCSHSSGSSTCCSTEANQSTNTANNTLTTTLMAENAGEILKRARSEVKLHTVNMEESKPLSRTLSHKTISEHPLFKSLPESRSRSLKAGGGFKVKATFGEANPLILSTWMMTRSGFF; via the exons ATGTTGGCTTGAGGCAACAGATGGTAAGAGCTTGAAGCAGACAACTTATACCAACATGAATGACAACAACAACTCTTTCCTTTATGACCATATCTCTAAGGTAGAGACAGGGAGAAAGTTTCCTTCAACAACACCAGGTTCTCTCAAGATCGAAGATCTCACCAGTCAACCAATGAACCAAGTACCTTCTGACCACTCTGCAGCTATGATTTCTACACAAGCAGAGAAGTTTCTCCTTGAAGAAACTGAGAGAGGTAAAAGATGGTGGATAGCTCCAAGAACAAGACAAGGCCCTTCTTCATCAGTGAAAGATAGACTAGTACAAGCTATCAAGGGTCTTAACGAGGCGGTGCAGGATAAAGACTCCCTTATACAGATATGGGTGCCAATCCAACAAGAAGGCAAGAACTTCCTCACCACTTTGGAGCAGCCACATTCCTTCAACCCAAAACACTTGAGTCTTAAAAGATACAGAGATGCCTCAGTGGAATACAACTTCCTGGCTGATGAGGATTCCAAGGAGTCTGTAGGTCTCCCTGGCCGTGTGTTCCTTGGGAAGTTACCTGAGTGGACACCTGATGTGCGGTTCTTCAGAAGTGAAGAGTATCCACGCATCAAAGAAGCTCAGAGATGTGATGTTCGTGGATCATTAGCTCTTCCTGTGTTTGAAAGAGGTAGTGGGATTTGTCTAGGTGTTGTTGAGATTGTCAGAACAACTCAAAAGATGAATTACAAGCCAGAACTTGAGAATATCTGTAAAGCTCTAGAG GCTGTTAATCTAAGAAGTTCAGAAAACTTGAAATCTCCAAGCAGTGAG TTTCTGCAGGTCTATGATCAATTCTATTATGCAGCATTACCTGAGGTATCAGTCTTTTTGACATCAGTCTGCAGATCATATGATCTGCCTCTGGCTTTAACATGGGCACCGTGTGCTAGGCAAGGCAGAGGTGGATCCAGACATTCAGATGAGAACTTCTCTGAGTGTGTTTCAACCGTGGATTCTGCTTGCTTTGTTCTGGACCAACAGAGTTATCATTTCCAAGTGGCATGCTCTGAACACCATTTGCTTCAAGGGGAAGGCATTGTGGGAAAAGCATTTAAAGCGACCAAACTGTTCTTTGTCCCTGAAGTTACCACTTTTAGCAAGACCAATTACTCTCTTGCGCACCACGCTAAGATCTCTGGTCTACATGCCGCTTTGGCTGTCCCtttgaaaaacaaattcaatGGTTCTGTTGAGTTTGTGTTGGAGTTTTTCTTTCCCAAAAGTTGTCTTGACACAGAAGCGCAACAAGAAACGCTCAAGTCACTGTCTGTGACACTGCAGAATGATTTCAGGAGCTTGAATCTTGTCATTGATAAAGAGCTAGAGCTGGAAGTGGTGTTTCCCGTTAAAGAGGAACTGCTTTTCTCAGAGAACCCTTTGCCTCTGGAACCTTTGCCTTTGGAAGAGATCTCTCAGGAAGATTCCTCATGGATCTCCCACATGATAAAGGCTAACGAGAAGGGTAAAGGCGTGTCCCTTTCATGGGAGTATCAGAAAGAAGAGCCCAAAGAAGAGTTCATGCTGACATCTGGCTGGGACAACAAGAATCAGATTAGCCGTGGCCACAGTAGCTTTGATGCATCTTCCTTTGGTGTGGGACAAGGACAACCGTTGTTAGGAAGTAGAAGACCAGGTGAAAAGAGaagaacaaaaacagaaaagacGATTGGTTTAGAAGTTCTTAGACAGTACTTTGCAGGAAGCCTCAAAGATGCAGCCAAGAACATTGGTG TTTGTCCAACTACATTGAAAAGAATATGTAGGCAACATGGGATAACAAGATGGCCTTCCAGGAAGATCAAGAAAGTGGGACACTCTTTAAAGAAACTCCAACTTGTTATCGACTCTGTTCAAGGTGTTCAAGGCTCTATCCAACTAGATTCATTCTACACAAGTTTCCCAGAGTTGAGCTCCCAGAATGTATCTGGAACTTCCTTCAAGAACAATGACCAGTCAAGACACTTGAATGCTCAAACCGAAAAGGGTCTTTCAGCTCAGGGAGTTGCTTCAAGGTCACCACCATCATCTTCTTGTAGCCACAGCTCTGGTTCAAGCACATGCTGCTCAACTGAAGCTAATCAAAGCACCAATACTGCTAATAATACTTTAACCACTACTCTGATGGCTGAAAATGCTGGTGAAATCTTGAAGAGAGCTCGTAGCGAGGTAAAACTTCACACAGTGAACATGGAGGAATCAAAGCCTCTCTCAAGAACACTAAGCCACAAAACAATCAGCGAGCATCCTCTTTTCAAGAGTTTACCAGAGAGTCGTAGCAGAAGCTTGAAAGCTGGAGGCGGATTTAAAGTGAAAGCCACGTTCGGTGAGGCCAAC CCTTTGATCTTAAGTACCTGGATGATGACAAGGAGTGGGTTCTTCTGA
- the LOC130505065 gene encoding protein NLP2-like isoform X4, whose translation MEGGSGGGHGGFLPNSSFGAFSETATNMDFMDELFFDGCWLEATDGKSLKQTTYTNMNDNNNSFLYDHISKVETGRKFPSTTPGSLKIEDLTSQPMNQVPSDHSAAMISTQAEKFLLEETERGKRWWIAPRTRQGPSSSVKDRLVQAIKGLNEAVQDKDSLIQIWVPIQQEGKNFLTTLEQPHSFNPKHLSLKRYRDASVEYNFLADEDSKESVGLPGRVFLGKLPEWTPDVRFFRSEEYPRIKEAQRCDVRGSLALPVFERGSGICLGVVEIVRTTQKMNYKPELENICKALEAVNLRSSENLKSPSSEFLQVYDQFYYAALPEVSVFLTSVCRSYDLPLALTWAPCARQGRGGSRHSDENFSECVSTVDSACFVLDQQSYHFQVACSEHHLLQGEGIVGKAFKATKLFFVPEVTTFSKTNYSLAHHAKISGLHAALAVPLKNKFNGSVEFVLEFFFPKSCLDTEAQQETLKSLSVTLQNDFRSLNLVIDKELELEVVFPVKEELLFSENPLPLEPLPLEEISQEDSSWISHMIKANEKGKGVSLSWEYQKEEPKEEFMLTSGWDNKNQISRGHSSFDASSFGVGQGQPLLGSRRPGEKRRTKTEKTIGLEVLRQYFAGSLKDAAKNIGEYVGNMG comes from the exons ATGTTGGCTTGAGGCAACAGATGGTAAGAGCTTGAAGCAGACAACTTATACCAACATGAATGACAACAACAACTCTTTCCTTTATGACCATATCTCTAAGGTAGAGACAGGGAGAAAGTTTCCTTCAACAACACCAGGTTCTCTCAAGATCGAAGATCTCACCAGTCAACCAATGAACCAAGTACCTTCTGACCACTCTGCAGCTATGATTTCTACACAAGCAGAGAAGTTTCTCCTTGAAGAAACTGAGAGAGGTAAAAGATGGTGGATAGCTCCAAGAACAAGACAAGGCCCTTCTTCATCAGTGAAAGATAGACTAGTACAAGCTATCAAGGGTCTTAACGAGGCGGTGCAGGATAAAGACTCCCTTATACAGATATGGGTGCCAATCCAACAAGAAGGCAAGAACTTCCTCACCACTTTGGAGCAGCCACATTCCTTCAACCCAAAACACTTGAGTCTTAAAAGATACAGAGATGCCTCAGTGGAATACAACTTCCTGGCTGATGAGGATTCCAAGGAGTCTGTAGGTCTCCCTGGCCGTGTGTTCCTTGGGAAGTTACCTGAGTGGACACCTGATGTGCGGTTCTTCAGAAGTGAAGAGTATCCACGCATCAAAGAAGCTCAGAGATGTGATGTTCGTGGATCATTAGCTCTTCCTGTGTTTGAAAGAGGTAGTGGGATTTGTCTAGGTGTTGTTGAGATTGTCAGAACAACTCAAAAGATGAATTACAAGCCAGAACTTGAGAATATCTGTAAAGCTCTAGAG GCTGTTAATCTAAGAAGTTCAGAAAACTTGAAATCTCCAAGCAGTGAG TTTCTGCAGGTCTATGATCAATTCTATTATGCAGCATTACCTGAGGTATCAGTCTTTTTGACATCAGTCTGCAGATCATATGATCTGCCTCTGGCTTTAACATGGGCACCGTGTGCTAGGCAAGGCAGAGGTGGATCCAGACATTCAGATGAGAACTTCTCTGAGTGTGTTTCAACCGTGGATTCTGCTTGCTTTGTTCTGGACCAACAGAGTTATCATTTCCAAGTGGCATGCTCTGAACACCATTTGCTTCAAGGGGAAGGCATTGTGGGAAAAGCATTTAAAGCGACCAAACTGTTCTTTGTCCCTGAAGTTACCACTTTTAGCAAGACCAATTACTCTCTTGCGCACCACGCTAAGATCTCTGGTCTACATGCCGCTTTGGCTGTCCCtttgaaaaacaaattcaatGGTTCTGTTGAGTTTGTGTTGGAGTTTTTCTTTCCCAAAAGTTGTCTTGACACAGAAGCGCAACAAGAAACGCTCAAGTCACTGTCTGTGACACTGCAGAATGATTTCAGGAGCTTGAATCTTGTCATTGATAAAGAGCTAGAGCTGGAAGTGGTGTTTCCCGTTAAAGAGGAACTGCTTTTCTCAGAGAACCCTTTGCCTCTGGAACCTTTGCCTTTGGAAGAGATCTCTCAGGAAGATTCCTCATGGATCTCCCACATGATAAAGGCTAACGAGAAGGGTAAAGGCGTGTCCCTTTCATGGGAGTATCAGAAAGAAGAGCCCAAAGAAGAGTTCATGCTGACATCTGGCTGGGACAACAAGAATCAGATTAGCCGTGGCCACAGTAGCTTTGATGCATCTTCCTTTGGTGTGGGACAAGGACAACCGTTGTTAGGAAGTAGAAGACCAGGTGAAAAGAGaagaacaaaaacagaaaagacGATTGGTTTAGAAGTTCTTAGACAGTACTTTGCAGGAAGCCTCAAAGATGCAGCCAAGAACATTGGTG AATATGTAGGCAACATGGGATAA